One part of the Flavobacterium johnsoniae UW101 genome encodes these proteins:
- a CDS encoding sigma-54 interaction domain-containing protein: METVQAIKQRFEIIGNDPKLNRAIEKAIQVAPTDISVMVTGESGVGKENIPRIIHSLSHRKHGKYIAVNCGAIPEGTIDSELFGHEKGAFTGATSTREGYFEVADGGTIFLDEVGELPLTTQVRLLRVLENGEFIKVGSSQVQKTNVRIVAATNVNLFNAIEKGKFREDLYYRLSTVEITLPPLRERNDDIHLLFRKFVADFAHKYKMPPLKLDDDAVHLLQKFRWNGNIRQLRNVAEQISVLETNRDISASTLSSYLPAEGSNLPSVISDSKKESDFSTERDILYKVLFDMRSDLNDLKKLTLELMKNGGSSKMQDINPNLIQKIYGSQENDSEIDFEEEPRTAVMTPAVREESYQIPDHNYLFAETIEEEEVLRLEQKEIEMIKKSLEKNKGKRKAAADELGISERTLYRKIKQFDL; the protein is encoded by the coding sequence ATGGAAACAGTTCAAGCAATAAAACAACGATTTGAGATTATTGGTAATGACCCGAAATTAAATCGTGCCATTGAAAAAGCCATTCAGGTTGCTCCAACTGATATTTCGGTTATGGTAACTGGGGAAAGTGGTGTTGGTAAAGAAAACATTCCTAGAATTATACATTCGCTTTCGCACAGAAAGCATGGTAAATATATTGCCGTAAACTGCGGTGCAATTCCCGAGGGGACTATAGACAGTGAACTTTTTGGTCACGAAAAAGGAGCTTTTACAGGTGCGACAAGCACGCGTGAAGGTTATTTTGAAGTGGCTGATGGCGGGACAATCTTTTTGGATGAAGTTGGAGAATTACCATTGACTACACAAGTAAGATTACTTCGTGTTTTGGAAAATGGTGAATTCATAAAAGTAGGTTCTTCTCAGGTTCAAAAAACAAATGTTCGTATTGTTGCAGCAACAAACGTGAATTTATTCAACGCAATCGAAAAAGGAAAATTCCGTGAAGATTTGTACTATCGTTTAAGTACAGTCGAAATTACTTTACCTCCTTTAAGAGAAAGAAACGATGATATTCATTTATTATTTAGAAAATTTGTAGCTGATTTTGCTCATAAATACAAAATGCCTCCTTTAAAATTAGATGACGATGCCGTTCATCTTCTGCAAAAATTTAGATGGAATGGAAACATCCGCCAGCTTCGAAATGTGGCAGAGCAGATTTCGGTTTTAGAAACGAACCGCGACATTTCAGCTTCTACACTGTCTTCATATCTTCCTGCTGAAGGAAGCAATCTGCCTTCAGTTATAAGCGACAGTAAAAAGGAAAGCGATTTTAGCACTGAAAGAGATATTTTATACAAAGTACTTTTTGACATGAGAAGCGACTTGAATGATTTGAAAAAACTGACTTTAGAATTAATGAAGAATGGAGGAAGTTCTAAAATGCAGGATATTAATCCGAATTTAATTCAAAAGATATACGGTTCTCAGGAAAATGACAGTGAAATTGATTTTGAAGAAGAACCAAGAACCGCTGTTATGACGCCGGCAGTTCGTGAAGAAAGCTATCAGATTCCGGATCACAATTATTTGTTTGCTGAAACTATTGAAGAAGAAGAAGTTTTACGTTTAGAACAAAAAGAAATCGAAATGATCAAAAAATCATTAGAGAAAAACAAAGGAAAACGAAAAGCTGCAGCTGATGAACTGGGAATCTCAGAAAGGACTTTATATAGAAAAATTAAACAATTTGATTTGTAA